The genomic interval CTGTAAAATTATTGATATTGAAGCACAACGAATTACGATTGAAACTGTGGAACGTATAGAAATAGAAACAGAGCTCCCTTTGAATATCACAATTTGTAGCGGTTTAATTAAAGGTGATAAATACGAGTGGCTGCTACAAAAAGCGACTGAACTCGGAGCTACATCGTTTATCACAACACAAATGGATCGTTCTGTCGTTAAACTGAATCAACAAAAAGCTGCCAAAAAGGTTGAACGTTGGCAAAAAATAGTGAAAGAAGCTGCTGAACAAAGTTATCGCCAAGTCGTTCCTCAAGTGAAATTTGTCTCGAATTTACACGAAATATATGATATGATAGGTCAATATGATTGTGTACTTATGGCATATGAAGTAGCTGCTAAACAAAATGAACGCGCTCTGTTTAAGCAACAATTACGTCAATTCAAACACGGGTCCCATGTGTTATTTTTATTCGGCCCGGAAGGTGGTTTTTCTGAGAGTGAAATCGCACTTTTTGAAGATGTTGCACAAAGCGTAGGGCTAGGACCTCGTATTTTACGTGCTGAAACGGCGCCACTTTATGCATTAAGTGCCATAAGCTACGAAATAGAATTAATGGGGTGAATCTATGTCTACAGTTGCCTTTCATACATTAGGTTGTAAAGTAAACCATTATGAAACTGAAGCAATTTGGCAGTTATTTAAAGATGCAGAATATAACCGTGTAGATTTTGAACAAAACGCGGATGTATTCGTGATTAATACATGTACAGTAACAAATACGGGTGATAAAAAGAGTCGCCAAATCATTCGTCGTGCGATTCGACAAAATCCTGATGCGGTCATTTGTGTGACAGGGTGTTATGCACAAACGTCATCAGCTGAAATTATGGAAATTCCTGGTGTCGATATTGTTGTCGGTACGCAAGATCGCCATAAATTATTAAATTACATCGATACGTATCAAGACGAACGTCAACCGATTAACGGTGTAAGTAATATTATGAAAAACCGTACATACGAAGAGTTAGATGTGCCATATTTTACAGATCGAACACGTGCATCGCTTAAAATTCAAGAAGGATGCAACAACTTTTGTACGTTCTGTATTATTCCATGGGCACGTGGCTTAATGCGTTCAAGAGATCCACAAAAAGTCATTGAACAAGCGACACAGCTCGTTAACTCAGGGTATAAAGAAATTGTGTTAACTGGTATTCA from Staphylococcus sp. MI 10-1553 carries:
- a CDS encoding 16S rRNA (uracil(1498)-N(3))-methyltransferase, with translation MQRYFLNENAEHCQRFFITNSNDIHHIKSVMRQTIGDELIMNFLNAVTYRCKIIDIEAQRITIETVERIEIETELPLNITICSGLIKGDKYEWLLQKATELGATSFITTQMDRSVVKLNQQKAAKKVERWQKIVKEAAEQSYRQVVPQVKFVSNLHEIYDMIGQYDCVLMAYEVAAKQNERALFKQQLRQFKHGSHVLFLFGPEGGFSESEIALFEDVAQSVGLGPRILRAETAPLYALSAISYEIELMG